One region of Sphingomonas abietis genomic DNA includes:
- a CDS encoding multidrug effflux MFS transporter — MSGHPTNIEQMSPHVATKGAHDGMSFREFVGMMAAMMAMVALAIDTMLPALPSIGNSLGVTDENKRQLIVTAFLLGLGVAQLVYGPLSDRFGRRPILIAGTAAYVLFSAGVAVAPNFEMLLLFRALQGAAVAATRVVTISVVRDCYGGRQMARVMSLAFMVFLAVPVLAPSIGQFFLLFLPWRGLFWVLTCYGLIVLSWIAMRLPETLHPEYRRPIDFSSVFIAMRRALTTRQAVGYMLAQTVISGALYGFINSVQQIFADGFHAPKLMPTVFAAIAGMMALASLINSRIVERLGTRRVSHSALLGFVVIELLHLGIAITGHETLISFSLCQATAMFCFGLSMANFGAMAMEPLAEIAGTAASVQGFVTTVGGAVLGYLIGQSFDGTSLPMTAGFAAAGVLGLAIVLITEGGHLFHPRMGS, encoded by the coding sequence ATGAGCGGCCACCCGACCAACATCGAGCAAATGTCCCCCCACGTCGCGACCAAGGGCGCCCATGACGGGATGTCGTTCCGCGAGTTCGTCGGGATGATGGCCGCGATGATGGCGATGGTCGCGCTCGCCATCGACACGATGCTGCCGGCGCTGCCCTCGATCGGCAATTCACTGGGCGTGACGGACGAGAATAAGCGCCAGCTGATCGTGACTGCCTTCCTGCTCGGCCTCGGTGTCGCGCAGCTCGTCTATGGCCCGCTGTCCGACCGTTTTGGCCGTCGCCCGATCCTGATCGCGGGCACCGCCGCCTATGTGCTGTTCAGCGCCGGCGTGGCGGTCGCCCCGAATTTCGAGATGCTGCTGCTGTTCCGCGCGCTGCAGGGCGCCGCCGTTGCCGCCACCCGCGTGGTGACGATCTCGGTGGTGCGCGATTGCTATGGCGGCCGACAGATGGCGCGGGTGATGAGCCTCGCCTTCATGGTCTTCCTGGCGGTGCCGGTGCTGGCGCCATCGATCGGCCAGTTCTTCCTGCTGTTCCTGCCGTGGCGGGGGTTGTTCTGGGTGCTGACCTGCTACGGCCTGATCGTGCTGAGCTGGATCGCGATGCGCCTGCCCGAGACGCTCCATCCCGAATATCGCCGGCCGATCGATTTCTCGTCGGTCTTCATCGCCATGCGCCGGGCGCTGACGACGCGGCAGGCCGTGGGCTATATGCTGGCGCAGACCGTGATTTCGGGCGCGCTCTACGGCTTCATCAATTCCGTCCAGCAGATCTTCGCCGATGGTTTCCATGCCCCGAAGCTGATGCCCACCGTCTTCGCCGCGATCGCCGGGATGATGGCGCTGGCGTCGCTGATCAACTCGCGCATCGTCGAGCGGCTCGGCACCCGCCGGGTCTCACATAGTGCGCTGCTCGGTTTCGTGGTGATCGAGCTGCTCCATCTCGGCATCGCGATCACCGGGCACGAAACGTTGATCAGCTTTTCCCTGTGCCAGGCGACGGCGATGTTCTGCTTCGGCCTGTCGATGGCCAATTTCGGCGCGATGGCGATGGAGCCGCTGGCGGAGATCGCCGGCACCGCCGCCTCGGTGCAGGGCTTCGTCACCACCGTCGGCGGCGCGGTGCTGGGCTATCTGATCGGGCAAAGCTTCGACGGCACCAGCCTGCCGATGACCGCCGGTTTCGCCGCCGCCGGCGTGCTCGGCCTCGCGATCGTGCTGATCACCGAGGGTGGACATCTGTTCCACCCCCGGATGGGATCGTAG
- the glk gene encoding glucokinase, whose amino-acid sequence MTEIVAVDIGGTNARFTIATVRDNGSIDLGEVITLATHAYASLRSAWAAFAARIGRPLPKDGAISFAGPVDGAVLKLTNSPWVLRPELIPSVLGLDRYELVNDFGAVAYAVTRLGPNDMRHLCGPDEPLGDTGTISIVGPGTGLGVAQLHRDERGVTVITTEGGHIDFAPLDRLEDQMLERMRERYRRVSIERLVSGPGLVNIYEALAAVEGRTVPLGVDDKKLWQLALSGSDVLASAALDRFCLALGSVAGDMTLAHGAWAGTVIAGGVGARIADHLPISGFAGRYTAKGRFEARMTKIPVKLVTYDQPGLLGAAAAFAEKHLR is encoded by the coding sequence ATGACTGAAATCGTGGCCGTGGATATCGGCGGGACCAACGCGCGGTTCACCATCGCGACGGTGCGGGACAATGGCTCGATCGATCTGGGCGAAGTCATCACCCTGGCCACCCATGCCTATGCGAGCCTCCGCAGCGCCTGGGCCGCCTTCGCGGCGCGCATCGGCCGCCCGCTGCCGAAGGATGGCGCCATCTCCTTCGCCGGGCCGGTGGACGGCGCCGTGCTCAAGCTGACCAACAGTCCATGGGTGTTGCGGCCGGAGCTGATCCCGTCGGTGCTCGGCCTCGATCGCTACGAACTGGTCAATGATTTCGGCGCGGTCGCCTATGCGGTGACCCGGCTCGGCCCCAATGACATGCGCCATCTGTGCGGCCCAGACGAGCCGCTGGGCGACACCGGCACGATCAGCATCGTCGGCCCCGGCACCGGCCTCGGCGTGGCGCAGCTGCACCGCGACGAGCGCGGCGTCACCGTCATCACCACCGAAGGCGGCCATATCGATTTCGCCCCGCTCGACCGGCTGGAGGACCAGATGCTCGAGCGGATGCGCGAGCGCTATCGCCGCGTCTCGATCGAGCGGCTGGTGTCCGGCCCCGGCCTCGTGAACATCTATGAAGCGCTGGCGGCGGTGGAAGGGCGCACCGTGCCGCTGGGTGTGGACGACAAGAAATTGTGGCAGCTCGCTTTGTCCGGCTCCGACGTGCTGGCATCGGCGGCGCTCGATCGCTTCTGCCTCGCGCTCGGCTCGGTGGCCGGCGACATGACCCTCGCCCATGGCGCCTGGGCCGGCACCGTCATCGCCGGCGGCGTCGGTGCGCGCATCGCGGACCATCTGCCGATCTCGGGCTTCGCCGGTCGCTATACGGCCAAGGGGCGGTTCGAGGCGCGCATGACCAAGATCCCGGTCAAGCTCGTCACCTACGATCAGCCCGGTCTGCTCGGCGCGGCCGCCGCCTTTGCGGAAAAGCATCTGCGCTGA
- a CDS encoding glycoside hydrolase family 3 protein translates to MRALVTVSLAALAAASVSAAPAPALPAPALPADATAHPALWPAAHSVGLVDAKTEALVTALMAKMSLREKVGQMIQGDIASVKPEDLRDYPLGSVLGGGNSPPLSGNDRGPVGDWVKTAEAFRQVSIEKRPGHVPIPTIFGMDSVHGNSNVFGATVFPHNIGLGAMRDPALMEKIGAVTAAESAAAGFDWAFGPTVTVPQDDRWGRAYEGYSERPDITKLYAAAMVRGLQGAPGTTRIQNGKVAASIKHFLADGGTHDGIDQGDARIDEQTMIDTHAPGYITGIDAGAMTVMVSFSSWNGVKNHGNRSLLTDVLKGRLGFQGFVVSDWNAQGQVPGCTNGDCPVAFNAGLDMAMVPSDWKALFDNTLKEAQDGTIPIGRIDDAVRRILRVKAKLGLFDPARPYEAMNVLGSPAHRAVARQAVAESLVLLKNNGGLLPIKPGQKVLVTGSHADDIGLQSGGWTLSWQGTGNTNADFPGATTIWGGLKSAIEKAGGTATLSTDGKVTGGKPDVAVVVFGEQPYAEMVGDISTLEFQPGDKQALAELKALKAQGIPVVSVFISGRALWVNPELNQSDAFVAAFLPGTEGEGIADVLVAKKDGTPNADFRGRLSFSWPKTAAQFANNVGQQGYDPLFAYGYGLTYASHVTVPKFSEVAGIDASLANISTYYVPGKVLAPWKLSSDGAVTVRNVDGAGRQEGAREYAFTGAGHVRVTGPTVDLNRQTNAQLSLRIDYRVDAAPAGKVMLGIGEAGTLDATKAFTAGAPGQWTSIKIPLSCFKAAGADVAKVSEPFLLDSDGAFTVSIVGIKLDADPSGSACPAS, encoded by the coding sequence ATGCGCGCCCTCGTCACCGTCAGCCTCGCGGCGCTTGCCGCTGCATCGGTCTCGGCCGCCCCGGCGCCCGCTCTTCCTGCCCCCGCTCTCCCGGCTGATGCGACGGCGCATCCCGCGCTCTGGCCAGCCGCGCATAGCGTTGGGCTGGTCGATGCCAAGACCGAAGCGTTGGTGACGGCGCTGATGGCGAAGATGAGCCTGCGCGAGAAGGTCGGCCAGATGATCCAGGGCGACATCGCGTCGGTGAAGCCGGAGGATCTGCGCGACTATCCGCTGGGATCGGTGCTGGGCGGCGGCAATTCGCCGCCGTTGAGCGGCAATGATCGCGGGCCGGTCGGCGATTGGGTGAAGACGGCCGAGGCCTTTCGTCAGGTCTCGATCGAAAAGCGGCCGGGCCATGTGCCGATCCCGACGATCTTTGGCATGGATTCGGTCCACGGCAATTCCAACGTCTTCGGCGCGACCGTCTTCCCGCACAATATCGGTCTGGGCGCGATGCGCGATCCGGCGCTGATGGAGAAGATCGGCGCGGTGACGGCGGCGGAGAGCGCGGCGGCCGGCTTCGACTGGGCGTTCGGGCCGACGGTCACGGTGCCGCAGGACGATCGCTGGGGCCGCGCTTATGAAGGCTATTCGGAACGCCCCGACATCACCAAGCTCTATGCCGCCGCCATGGTGCGCGGCTTGCAGGGCGCGCCGGGGACGACGCGCATCCAGAACGGCAAGGTCGCCGCCTCGATCAAGCATTTCCTCGCCGATGGCGGCACCCATGACGGCATCGATCAGGGCGACGCCCGGATCGACGAGCAGACGATGATCGACACCCACGCCCCCGGCTACATCACCGGCATCGATGCCGGCGCGATGACCGTGATGGTGAGCTTCTCGTCATGGAACGGCGTGAAGAATCACGGCAACAGGTCGCTGCTCACCGATGTGCTCAAGGGCCGGCTCGGCTTCCAGGGCTTCGTGGTCAGCGACTGGAATGCGCAGGGCCAGGTGCCGGGTTGCACCAACGGCGACTGCCCCGTCGCCTTCAATGCCGGGCTCGACATGGCGATGGTGCCGTCCGACTGGAAGGCGCTGTTCGACAACACGCTGAAGGAGGCGCAGGATGGCACCATCCCGATCGGTCGCATCGATGATGCCGTGCGCCGCATCCTGCGCGTGAAGGCGAAGCTCGGCCTGTTCGATCCGGCGCGGCCCTATGAGGCGATGAATGTGCTCGGATCGCCCGCGCATCGCGCGGTGGCGCGACAGGCGGTGGCGGAATCGCTGGTGCTGCTCAAGAATAATGGCGGCCTGCTGCCGATCAAGCCGGGCCAGAAGGTGCTCGTCACCGGCAGCCATGCCGACGATATCGGGCTCCAGTCCGGCGGCTGGACGCTCTCCTGGCAGGGCACCGGCAACACCAATGCCGATTTCCCCGGCGCGACGACGATCTGGGGTGGGCTGAAGAGCGCAATCGAGAAAGCCGGCGGCACGGCGACGCTCAGCACCGACGGCAAGGTGACGGGTGGCAAGCCTGATGTGGCGGTGGTGGTGTTCGGCGAGCAGCCTTATGCGGAAATGGTCGGCGATATCTCGACGCTGGAGTTCCAGCCCGGCGACAAGCAGGCGCTGGCCGAGCTGAAGGCGTTGAAGGCGCAGGGCATTCCGGTGGTGTCGGTGTTCATCTCGGGCCGGGCGCTATGGGTCAATCCCGAACTGAACCAGTCGGATGCGTTCGTCGCCGCCTTTCTTCCGGGGACGGAGGGCGAGGGCATCGCCGATGTGCTGGTGGCCAAGAAAGATGGCACGCCCAATGCCGATTTCCGCGGCAGGCTGAGCTTCAGCTGGCCGAAGACAGCGGCGCAGTTCGCCAACAATGTCGGCCAGCAAGGCTATGATCCGCTGTTCGCTTATGGCTATGGCCTGACCTATGCCAGCCACGTGACCGTGCCGAAGTTCAGCGAAGTGGCCGGCATCGACGCCTCGCTCGCCAACATCTCGACCTATTATGTGCCCGGCAAGGTGCTGGCGCCGTGGAAGCTCTCTTCGGATGGCGCCGTGACGGTCAGGAATGTCGATGGGGCCGGCCGCCAGGAGGGCGCGCGCGAATATGCCTTCACCGGCGCCGGCCATGTCCGCGTCACCGGCCCGACGGTGGACCTCAACCGTCAGACCAACGCCCAGCTCAGCCTGCGGATCGACTATCGCGTCGATGCGGCGCCGGCGGGCAAGGTGATGCTCGGCATCGGCGAGGCCGGGACGCTGGACGCGACCAAGGCGTTCACGGCCGGCGCGCCGGGCCAGTGGACGAGCATCAAGATCCCGTTGTCCTGCTTCAAGGCCGCAGGTGCCGACGTCGCCAAGGTGTCCGAGCCGTTCCTGCTCGACAGCGACGGCGCCTTTACCGTCTCGATCGTCGGCATCAAGCTGGATGCCGACCCGTCAGGATCGGCCTGCCCGGCGTCCTGA
- a CDS encoding dihydrolipoamide acetyltransferase family protein, with translation MARVPFRLPDIGEGIAEAEIVTWHVQVGDRVEEDQPVADMMTDKATVEMAAPVSGRVIELAGVVGDQIAIGSTLVVFETEAEPAAESDLGPAEPQAPVPFVPSEVEGHATSAAPAARVSTSLDTNGEKGNSDARKVLASPAVRQRARELGVDLADVLPAAGERIKHSDLDAFLKYQGGLKYQGGAAPSAPARTTVASQDEIEEIKVTGLRRRIAENMAESKRRIPHFAYVEELDVTAIEALRQAMNAARGERPKLTMLPFLIRAIVKAAADFPMVNARYDDEAGVVARHSAVHLGMATQTDAGLSVPVIRDAQGFDVWGLAAEIVRLADATRRGKAKREELSGSTITLTSLGALGGIVSTPVINRPEVAIVGVNRMVERPVVIEGRIEVRKMMNLSSSFDHRVVDGMDAAKFIQAIRRLIEVPALLFAD, from the coding sequence ATGGCTCGCGTTCCCTTCCGTCTCCCCGACATCGGCGAAGGCATTGCCGAGGCCGAGATCGTCACCTGGCACGTCCAGGTCGGCGACAGGGTCGAGGAGGATCAGCCCGTCGCCGACATGATGACCGACAAGGCGACCGTCGAGATGGCGGCGCCGGTCTCGGGCCGGGTTATCGAACTCGCCGGCGTGGTCGGCGACCAGATCGCGATTGGCTCGACATTGGTGGTGTTCGAGACGGAGGCGGAGCCTGCGGCGGAGAGCGATCTGGGGCCTGCCGAACCCCAAGCCCCTGTTCCGTTCGTCCCGAGCGAAGTCGAGGGACATGCGACAAGCGCTGCGCCTGCTGCCCGTGTCTCGACTTCGCTCGACACGAACGGGGAGAAGGGGAACTCGGATGCCCGCAAGGTGCTCGCCTCCCCGGCGGTTCGCCAGCGCGCCAGGGAACTGGGCGTCGATCTCGCCGATGTGCTGCCCGCCGCCGGCGAGCGGATCAAGCATAGCGATCTCGATGCGTTCCTGAAATACCAAGGGGGCCTGAAATATCAGGGTGGCGCCGCGCCGTCCGCCCCGGCCCGCACGACCGTTGCCAGCCAGGACGAGATCGAGGAGATCAAGGTCACCGGCCTACGTCGCCGCATCGCCGAGAATATGGCGGAGTCGAAGCGGCGGATCCCGCATTTCGCCTATGTCGAGGAGCTGGACGTCACCGCCATCGAGGCGTTGCGCCAGGCGATGAACGCGGCGCGGGGCGAGCGGCCCAAGCTCACCATGCTGCCCTTCCTGATCCGCGCGATCGTCAAGGCGGCGGCCGACTTCCCGATGGTCAACGCGCGCTATGACGATGAGGCGGGGGTGGTCGCGCGCCATTCCGCCGTCCATCTCGGCATGGCGACGCAGACCGACGCCGGCCTGTCGGTGCCGGTGATCCGGGATGCGCAGGGCTTCGATGTCTGGGGTCTGGCGGCCGAGATCGTGCGCCTCGCCGATGCGACGCGCCGCGGCAAGGCCAAGCGCGAAGAGCTTTCCGGCTCGACCATCACGCTCACCTCGCTCGGCGCGCTCGGCGGCATCGTCTCGACGCCGGTGATCAACCGGCCCGAGGTGGCGATCGTCGGGGTCAACCGCATGGTCGAACGGCCGGTGGTGATCGAGGGGCGGATCGAGGTCCGCAAGATGATGAACCTGTCGAGCTCGTTCGATCATCGCGTGGTCGATGGCATGGACGCGGCGAAGTTCATCCAGGCGATCCGCCGGCTGATCGAGGTGCCGGCGCTGCTGTTCGCGGACTGA
- a CDS encoding alpha-ketoacid dehydrogenase subunit beta, whose product MNMIQAINSAMDVCMERDAGVTVLGEDVGYFGGVFRATAGLQKKYGKTRVFDAPINECGIIGVAIGMAAYGLRPVPEIQFADYIYPGMDQLISEAARLRYRSAGEFTCPITVRSPFGGGIFGGQTHSQSPEGIFTHVSGLKTVIPSNPYDAKGLLIAAIEDPDPVLFFEPKRIYNGPFDGHYDRPVQPWSKHDSSEVPEGYYNVPLGQAAIVRGGEAVTILCYGTMVHVALGVVADTGVDAEVIDLRTLVPLDIDTIVASVEKTGRCVIVHEATRTSGFGAELSAQVQERCFHHLEAPIERVTGWDTPYPHSLEWAYFPGPVRLGEALKRVMKD is encoded by the coding sequence ATGAACATGATCCAGGCGATCAACTCGGCGATGGACGTCTGCATGGAGCGCGATGCCGGCGTCACCGTGCTGGGCGAGGATGTCGGCTATTTCGGGGGCGTGTTCCGCGCCACTGCGGGCTTGCAGAAGAAATATGGCAAGACCCGCGTGTTCGATGCGCCGATCAACGAATGCGGCATCATCGGCGTCGCTATCGGCATGGCCGCCTATGGCCTGCGCCCGGTCCCCGAGATCCAGTTCGCCGACTATATCTATCCTGGCATGGACCAGCTGATCTCGGAAGCGGCGCGGCTGCGCTATCGCTCGGCGGGCGAGTTCACCTGCCCGATCACGGTGCGCTCCCCCTTCGGCGGCGGCATCTTCGGCGGCCAGACCCACAGCCAGTCGCCTGAGGGCATCTTCACCCATGTCAGCGGCCTCAAGACTGTGATCCCGTCCAATCCCTATGATGCCAAGGGGCTGCTGATCGCCGCGATCGAAGACCCGGACCCGGTGCTCTTCTTCGAGCCCAAACGCATCTACAACGGCCCGTTCGACGGTCATTATGATCGCCCGGTCCAGCCCTGGTCCAAGCATGATTCGTCCGAGGTGCCGGAGGGCTATTACAACGTCCCGCTAGGCCAGGCGGCGATTGTGCGCGGCGGCGAGGCGGTGACGATCCTGTGCTATGGCACGATGGTCCATGTCGCGCTCGGCGTGGTCGCCGATACCGGCGTCGATGCCGAGGTGATCGACCTGCGCACTTTGGTGCCGCTCGACATCGACACCATCGTCGCCTCGGTCGAGAAGACCGGGCGTTGCGTCATCGTCCACGAGGCGACGCGCACCTCGGGCTTCGGCGCGGAATTGTCGGCGCAGGTGCAGGAGCGCTGCTTCCACCATCTCGAAGCACCGATCGAGCGCGTCACCGGCTGGGACACGCCTTACCCCCACTCGCTGGAGTGGGCCTATTTCCCGGGGCCGGTGCGGCTCGGCGAAGCGCTCAAGCGCGTGATGAAGGATTGA
- a CDS encoding thiamine pyrophosphate-dependent enzyme: MADAPGRNLRPLSLHVPEPKYRPGDAVSFDDMPLADAGSVARPDVAADPATMRDLPFTLIRVLDPAGQAVGPWNPRLEPDRVRSILRAMLLTRAFDDRMFRAQRQGKTSFYMKCTGEEAVAVAAAHALDRGDMCFPSYRQQGLLIARDWPLVDMMCQIYSNAGDRLKGRQLPIMYSAKEAGFFSISGNLGTQYPQAVGWAMASAAKGDTRIAASWVGEGTTAEGDFHAACTFASVFRAPVILNIVNNQWAISSFAGFAGGESTTFAARGLGYGIAALRVDGNDALAVYAATEWAAERARGNHGPTLIEHFTYRAEAHSTSDDPSAYRPADEGMHFPLGDPIERLKAHLIAIGEWDEASHEALKTELAEQVRAAGKEAEKLGTLSGTAFNHGFETSFEDVFAEMPQHLREQMEQSAEERRVAGV; the protein is encoded by the coding sequence ATGGCCGACGCGCCGGGTCGCAATCTGCGGCCGCTGTCGCTGCATGTGCCCGAGCCGAAATATCGGCCCGGGGATGCGGTATCGTTCGACGATATGCCGTTGGCCGATGCCGGCAGCGTCGCCCGGCCGGATGTCGCGGCCGATCCCGCGACGATGCGGGATCTCCCCTTCACGCTGATCCGCGTGCTCGATCCGGCGGGGCAGGCAGTCGGTCCATGGAATCCCCGTCTGGAGCCCGATCGGGTCCGTTCGATCCTGCGCGCGATGCTGCTCACCCGCGCCTTCGACGATCGCATGTTCCGTGCCCAGCGCCAGGGCAAGACCAGCTTCTACATGAAATGCACCGGCGAGGAGGCGGTGGCGGTGGCCGCCGCGCATGCGCTCGATCGGGGTGACATGTGCTTCCCGAGCTACCGCCAGCAGGGCCTGCTGATCGCGCGCGACTGGCCGCTGGTCGACATGATGTGCCAGATCTACTCCAACGCCGGCGATCGGTTGAAGGGCCGCCAGCTGCCGATCATGTATTCGGCGAAGGAGGCGGGCTTCTTCTCGATCTCGGGCAATCTCGGCACCCAATATCCGCAGGCGGTGGGCTGGGCGATGGCGAGCGCCGCCAAGGGCGATACCCGCATCGCCGCCAGCTGGGTGGGCGAGGGGACGACCGCCGAGGGCGATTTCCACGCCGCCTGCACCTTCGCCTCGGTGTTCCGCGCGCCGGTGATCCTCAACATCGTCAATAACCAGTGGGCGATCTCCTCCTTCGCGGGCTTCGCCGGCGGCGAATCGACCACTTTCGCCGCGCGCGGCCTGGGCTATGGCATCGCGGCGCTACGGGTGGACGGCAACGACGCGCTGGCCGTCTACGCCGCGACCGAATGGGCGGCGGAGCGGGCGCGCGGCAATCACGGGCCGACGCTGATCGAGCATTTCACCTATCGCGCCGAGGCGCATTCCACGTCGGACGATCCTTCCGCCTATCGCCCGGCCGACGAGGGGATGCACTTCCCGCTCGGCGATCCGATCGAGCGGCTGAAGGCGCACCTGATCGCGATCGGCGAATGGGACGAGGCCAGCCATGAGGCGCTGAAGACCGAGCTGGCCGAGCAGGTGCGCGCGGCCGGCAAGGAAGCGGAAAAGCTCGGCACGCTGAGCGGCACCGCCTTCAACCACGGTTTCGAGACCAGCTTCGAGGATGTCTTCGCCGAGATGCCGCAGCATCTGCGCGAACAGATGGAACAGAGCGCGGAAGAGCGCAGGGTGGCCGGCGTATGA